In one window of Candidatus Neomarinimicrobiota bacterium DNA:
- a CDS encoding CPBP family intramembrane metalloprotease, with protein MEKFIRSVNVGKSIVYFGIFGILLWIFTWFGIPLLQKYSGLETVYCWFILGGIGVFLPMLITAVIKTRRDGFKDSANEFYNRLRLTGFRSGDILWILFGTLISGAGTVLILEGMSRVGLPLTLEPPFLNFTGFPEGKTWYLAFWIPFFLLNIFGEELLWRGYLLPRQVTAFGKSGWILNAGLWFFFHAAFGFDLMILLLPIFIIVPWFTYIRKNTWVGIAIHGMINGLAFIALSLNWI; from the coding sequence ATGGAAAAATTCATCCGTTCTGTGAATGTAGGAAAATCCATTGTCTATTTTGGTATTTTCGGGATTCTTTTATGGATTTTTACCTGGTTTGGCATCCCCCTGTTGCAGAAATACAGCGGCCTGGAAACCGTATATTGCTGGTTCATCCTTGGCGGCATCGGCGTGTTTCTCCCCATGCTTATCACGGCCGTGATTAAAACACGGCGGGACGGCTTTAAAGATTCGGCCAATGAATTCTATAACCGTCTTCGGCTGACGGGTTTCCGGTCCGGAGATATATTATGGATTTTATTCGGTACTCTTATTTCCGGCGCCGGAACGGTACTGATCCTGGAAGGGATGTCCCGGGTTGGACTTCCCCTCACCCTTGAACCTCCCTTTTTGAATTTTACAGGATTTCCGGAAGGAAAAACCTGGTATTTGGCTTTTTGGATTCCCTTTTTTCTATTGAATATCTTTGGTGAAGAGCTTTTATGGAGGGGATATCTTTTACCACGTCAGGTAACAGCCTTTGGCAAATCCGGCTGGATTCTGAATGCAGGACTATGGTTCTTTTTCCATGCTGCCTTCGGATTTGATTTAATGATCCTGTTGCTGCCAATCTTTATCATCGTACCCTGGTTCACTTATATCCGTAAAAACACCTGGGTAGGCATTGCCATACATGGTATGATAAACGGCCTGGCATTTATTGCCCTGTCACTGAATTGGATTTGA
- a CDS encoding FAD-dependent oxidoreductase, which translates to MMEKTDVLVIGGSAAGVVAAATGKFFHPDKDVLMVRKEKTAMIPCGIPYIFSTVGSTEKNIFPPAMAENAGVRIKYDEVVSVNKDEKTARTADGTIIQFDKLIFATGSLPKKPRNLPGVDLEGVFTIPKNKEYLDNIQQFLKDKKKVIVVGGGFIGVEVSDELNKSGLDVTLVEILPSILNLAFDKELAARAEELLKEQGVKVITGTGVNEIVGDGKKVTGVQLTDGTSLEADAVILSVGYIPNTTLAGAAGLKLNGQGFIVVDEYMRTPAPDIMAVGDCAEKRDFITRKTTGIMLASTACAEGRIAGMNLYKLSALKTFSGTIAIYSTALSDHGFGTAGLTEAQAIAEGFDVVSGTFEAPDRHPGCLPGMHKQLVKLIVAKDSGVVIGGEVIGGPSAGELTNILGFIIQNKMNLNAVLTAQIGTQPMLTASPAVYPLTKAAENAMKKIMNL; encoded by the coding sequence ATTATGGAAAAAACAGATGTGTTAGTTATTGGTGGAAGTGCTGCGGGAGTCGTCGCAGCTGCAACAGGCAAATTTTTTCATCCCGATAAGGATGTCCTCATGGTCCGAAAGGAAAAAACGGCCATGATCCCCTGCGGTATTCCTTACATATTCAGCACTGTAGGCAGCACGGAAAAAAATATCTTCCCTCCTGCCATGGCGGAAAATGCCGGTGTTCGAATCAAGTATGATGAAGTGGTAAGCGTAAACAAGGACGAGAAAACGGCACGCACAGCAGACGGGACAATAATTCAGTTTGATAAACTGATTTTTGCCACGGGTTCACTGCCCAAAAAACCCCGGAATCTGCCCGGTGTGGACTTAGAAGGGGTTTTCACCATTCCAAAAAACAAGGAATATCTTGACAATATTCAGCAATTTTTGAAAGATAAAAAAAAGGTGATCGTTGTGGGTGGAGGATTCATCGGTGTGGAAGTATCCGATGAGCTGAATAAATCCGGTCTGGATGTGACCCTGGTTGAAATTCTGCCAAGTATTTTGAATCTGGCCTTTGACAAGGAGCTTGCAGCCCGGGCTGAAGAGTTGCTGAAAGAACAGGGTGTGAAAGTCATCACCGGAACAGGTGTTAATGAAATCGTCGGCGATGGAAAAAAAGTGACGGGGGTTCAATTAACGGACGGGACTTCCCTGGAGGCAGACGCTGTCATTCTCTCCGTGGGATACATTCCCAACACAACTCTTGCCGGGGCGGCAGGGCTGAAGCTGAATGGTCAGGGATTTATAGTGGTGGATGAATATATGCGCACACCCGCGCCTGATATCATGGCAGTCGGAGACTGTGCCGAGAAGAGAGATTTTATTACCCGTAAAACAACAGGCATCATGCTTGCATCCACAGCCTGTGCCGAGGGACGGATTGCCGGCATGAATCTTTACAAACTTTCAGCCTTGAAAACATTCAGCGGAACCATTGCTATTTATTCAACGGCTTTGAGTGATCACGGTTTTGGAACCGCCGGACTGACAGAAGCTCAGGCAATCGCTGAAGGGTTTGATGTGGTATCCGGGACATTTGAGGCACCGGACCGCCATCCGGGTTGTCTTCCGGGAATGCATAAACAGTTGGTGAAACTTATTGTCGCCAAAGATTCGGGAGTTGTTATCGGGGGAGAAGTCATCGGTGGCCCCAGTGCAGGTGAACTGACCAATATTCTGGGTTTCATTATCCAGAACAAGATGAATCTGAATGCCGTTCTGACGGCTCAAATCGGCACACAGCCCATGCTCACAGCTTCTCCGGCCGTCTACCCATTAACTAAGGCGGCAGAGAATGCCATGAAAAAAATAATGAACCTTTAA
- a CDS encoding phosphodiester glycosidase family protein, translating to MYLKKFLFLVLSFSVFAVCLSGAPKGELIAPGVWYYHDHQESVPWDIHVVTVCLSTPSVTVETIKAGNQLRALEKTSSMVSRFDGNVVAAVNADFFQGDGMPVGAQVIQGELIKNPTIRSVFGITNTKEPFIQIVKLDAFLLTPENIRYEISYVNGARNKDNLVMFTPFVGTESPANRWGTEISTRCLDGYAVNDWFQVVVTEKSGLLGPLQKPTMIPEDGMVLSAHGKAKRFADRHIEKGDTLNLMLRLLPVNEPVYTLVGGIPRIIRDGEISIEHMEENLYEEFRTTRHPRTAVAFDKTKDTLYLMTVDGRQPRHSVGMSLDELAKYLKNLGAYQALNLDGGGSTTMVVKEKIVNKPSDATGERSVTNALLIVTRSSNPIQ from the coding sequence ATGTATTTAAAAAAATTTCTTTTCCTTGTTTTAAGTTTTTCTGTTTTTGCTGTCTGCCTGTCAGGGGCACCAAAAGGTGAACTCATAGCACCGGGCGTTTGGTATTATCACGACCACCAGGAATCGGTCCCGTGGGATATCCACGTTGTGACTGTTTGCCTTTCAACTCCCTCTGTCACTGTGGAGACTATTAAAGCAGGCAATCAGCTCCGGGCTCTGGAAAAAACATCCTCTATGGTTTCACGCTTCGACGGGAATGTCGTGGCAGCAGTTAATGCCGACTTTTTTCAGGGTGACGGAATGCCCGTCGGAGCTCAGGTAATTCAGGGAGAATTGATTAAAAATCCGACCATCCGGTCTGTCTTTGGCATTACGAATACAAAAGAACCTTTTATTCAAATCGTGAAGCTGGATGCCTTCCTGCTAACGCCGGAGAATATCCGTTACGAAATCAGTTATGTAAACGGTGCCCGAAATAAGGATAATTTGGTAATGTTTACCCCCTTTGTGGGAACAGAATCTCCGGCAAACCGGTGGGGGACCGAAATTTCAACCCGATGCCTTGACGGATATGCCGTCAATGACTGGTTTCAGGTCGTTGTGACTGAAAAATCGGGTTTATTAGGGCCCTTGCAGAAACCCACCATGATACCGGAAGATGGTATGGTGTTATCTGCCCATGGGAAAGCCAAACGGTTTGCAGACAGGCATATTGAAAAGGGGGATACGTTGAACCTGATGCTCAGGCTTCTGCCGGTGAACGAGCCGGTATACACCCTGGTGGGAGGAATCCCCCGCATCATCAGGGATGGTGAAATTTCCATTGAGCACATGGAAGAAAACTTGTATGAAGAATTCCGGACGACACGCCATCCCAGAACGGCTGTTGCTTTTGATAAAACAAAAGATACCTTATATCTGATGACGGTAGACGGACGCCAGCCCCGGCACAGCGTGGGGATGTCCCTGGATGAGCTGGCGAAATATCTGAAGAATCTTGGTGCTTATCAGGCTCTGAATCTGGATGGCGGGGGGTCCACAACTATGGTGGTGAAGGAAAAAATTGTGAATAAACCATCCGATGCAACCGGGGAACGTTCTGTAACCAACGCTTTGTTGATTGTAACCCGCAGTTCAAATCCAATTCAGTGA
- a CDS encoding ATPase, with protein MKRIAIPLKDTKLSPHFGHCEFFGIYEVEEGEIKDIKHLAPPAHQPGVYPRWLASLRVTDIIAGGMGQKAKDLFESNGINTHIGVPDWQPEELAKALDEGILPTGDNTCDHT; from the coding sequence ATGAAACGCATTGCCATTCCCCTCAAGGATACAAAACTGTCTCCCCATTTTGGACATTGCGAATTCTTCGGGATTTACGAGGTTGAAGAGGGAGAAATCAAAGATATAAAGCATCTTGCCCCTCCTGCCCATCAGCCCGGTGTGTATCCCCGATGGCTGGCATCCCTCCGGGTGACGGATATCATTGCCGGGGGCATGGGACAGAAAGCCAAGGATCTTTTTGAATCCAACGGTATCAACACCCATATCGGTGTTCCGGACTGGCAACCGGAAGAACTTGCCAAAGCTTTAGACGAAGGAATTTTGCCAACAGGTGATAATACCTGTGATCATACATAA